The following proteins are co-located in the Microplitis demolitor isolate Queensland-Clemson2020A chromosome 3, iyMicDemo2.1a, whole genome shotgun sequence genome:
- the LOC103577549 gene encoding leucine-rich repeat-containing G-protein coupled receptor 5 isoform X2, with protein MGSGKIFIILVINFFSNCRSYCPDKCECRLERAPWSVICSHQELNEFPKKISGLSEVLDLSNNNLKNIPADIGRLRELKNINLSINELTKLPEEFENLWKLEQLDLSDNYFSNIRFIEVISSLPNLKHLTLKKNPLTGIQDLENPSVRYLDVSECSISYLNNNSLIGFPNLMSLKLDKNPLKSIDNLSNKNLKWLDLSNCLLNFLQPNTFINTPELEQLRMSNNPTLVYSSRKETLTHDKLKRIDVSKCNLDRPGLHGLPSLTHAILSHNTIRLLPDRIFSRNKKLTRLYLNNNGLMQVNQSSFAGLPELDILDLSNNNFKYLPWNLLRDNVDLRLVNLSYNNIKEMPKNFTTSALIIDLSYNLIEYIPKESLSQMPALKIFDLSKNRLESFASGLESQTLQSLNLEGNRLTRLSNDSFAYLPSLDNINLSGNRLTEGISHSIFSYNDNLNTIILNDNPWRCDCAQLYSSYYYLTQSSKTASSSLICESPANVSGYSWSTACRSVWKKERTEIRQSDRTYGLVVMGFLIAVLIFGSIVSVAHTFKEKRRQALLRLREAERAEARERLILHRRQIEESRRQENIPRIHPEELIGPPTYEEAVQMPRLARSLETLDTISIEGIGQSAQSLDHETFNRKRRRQRKRVVKRTKSEDTLDSRSRDTQNSTRRVRNLSQNRRPSAASTRRVEPKRSDRNSDRRNPNESEAGIDNNWERTLRSRPIRKNNRLIKQDGHSSDDEDSDVLKNPTVSARRGVDLDNIRVIELPREPRSGTYKPPVSPSLYTPSSPSLISSPEPCDTNQQISRSRFI; from the exons atgggGAGTGGtaagatatttataattttagttattaattttttttcaaattgtcgATCATACTGCCCGGATAAATGTGAGTGTAGATTGGAACGAGCACCTTGGAGTGTTATTTGTTCTCATCAGGAGCTCAATGAATTTCCAAAGAAAATCAGCGGcttg tCAGAAGTTTTGGATTTATCGAACAACAATTTGAAGAATATTCCAGCAGACATAGGACGTCTTAGAGAATTAAAGAACATAAATTTGTCGATAAATGAATTGACAAAATTACCAGaagaatttgaaaacttaTGGAAACTTGAACAGCTTGACTTAAGTGACAACTATTTTTCAAACATCAGGTTTATTGAAGTTATATCAAGTTTACCgaatttaaaacatttgactttgaaaaaaaatccattgacTGGTATACAagatttggaaaatccaagTGTTCGCTATTTAGATGTTAGCGAATGTT cAATTAGTTATCTGAACAATAACTCATTGATTGGATTTCCCAATTTGATGTCCCTGAAGTTGGATAAAAATCCATTGaaatcaattgataatttgAGTAACAAAAATCTCAAGTGGTTGGATTTGTCAAAttgtttgttaaattttttacaaccaaatacttttataaatacacCCGAACTTGAGCAACTGCGCATGTCCAATAATCCAACATTAGTTTACAGTAGCag aaaaGAAACATTAACGCATGacaaattaaaacgaattgACGTCTCAAAATGTAACTTGGACCGGCCAGGACTACACGGTCTGCCGTCACTAACCCACGCAATACTCTCTCACAATACAATTCGTCTGCTGCCTGATCGAATATtctcaagaaataaaaaactcacacgtctatatttaaataacaacgGATTGATGCAAGTAAACCAAAGTTCTTTTGCCGGATTACCAGAGCTAGATATACTAGATTTgtcaaacaataattttaaatatttaccatgGAATCTACTCCGTGACAATGTTGACTTACGCCTGGTTAATTTGTCTTACAATAACATCAAAGAAATGCCTAAAAACTTTACAACCTCAGCTCTGATTATCGATCTGtcgtataatttaattgaatatattcCCAAAGAAAGTTTGTCGCAGATGCcagcattaaaaattttcgatttaagtaaaaatagacTAGAGTCATTTGCTTCCGGTCTGGAATCACAAACTCTGCAAAGCCTAAATTTAGAAGGCAACAGATTAACCCGACTATCAAATGATAGTTTTGCTTACTTACCATCTcttgataatataaatttatctg gtaATCGATTAACAGAAGGTATTAGTCACAGCATATTTAGTTATAATGACAACCTAAATACAATTATTCTAAACGACAATCCTTGGCGCTGTGACTGCGCACAATTGTATTCATCATATTATTATCTTACTCAGTCATCAAAAACGGCATCCTCGAGTCTTATATGTGAAAGTCCAGCAAATGTGTCTGGATATTCATGGTCGACAGCATGTCGATCTGTTTGGAAGAAGGAACGTACAGAAATTCGACAATCTGACAGGACTTATGGATTAGTAGTAATGGGATTTTTGATAGCTGTTCTAATTTTTGGAAGCATTGTTTCTGTCGCTCATACTTTCAAAGAAAAAAGACGTCAAGCTTTATTGAGATTACGTGAAGCTGAACGTGCGGAAGCTAGGGAACGATTGATTCTTCATAGacg TCAAATAGAAGAGTCAAGACGCCAAGAAAATATTCCACGTATACACCCAGAAGAATTAATAGGACCGCCTACTTATGAGGAAGCTGTTCAAATGCCTAGACTTGCACGATCATTAGAAACATTGGATACAATTTCAATAGAGGGAATCGGCCAATCTGCACAATCCCTTGATCACGAGACATTTAATCGCAAAAGACGGAGACAACGCAAGCGCGTAGTCAAGCGGACTAAAAGTGAGGACACTCTTGACTCACGATCCCGAGACACTCAAAACTCTACCCGTAGGGTACGAAATTTATCCCAAAATAGACGACCCAGTGCAGCATCAACTAGAAGAGTTGAACCTAAACGCTCAGATAGAAACTCAGATCGACGTAACCCCAATGAATCGGAAGCCGGGATTGATAACAATTGGGAAAGGACTTTAAGATCGCGTccgattagaaaaaataaccGACTAATAAAACAAGACGGACACTCGAGTGACGACGAGGATTCGGATGTACTTAAAAATCCTACGGTCAGTGCGAGGCGTGGAGTCGATCTTGATAACATACGGGTGATCGAATTACCACGTGAGCCTCGTAGTGGAACCTACAAACCGCCGGTATCTCCATCTCTTTACACTCCATCCTCGCCTTCACTCATTTCCTCACCAGAACCGTGTGACACTAATCAACAAATTTCTAgaagtagatttatttaa
- the LOC103577549 gene encoding leucine-rich repeat-containing G-protein coupled receptor 5 isoform X1 translates to MGSGKIFIILVINFFSNCRSYCPDKCECRLERAPWSVICSHQELNEFPKKISGLSEVLDLSNNNLKNIPADIGRLRELKNINLSINELTKLPEEFENLWKLEQLDLSDNYFSNIRFIEVISSLPNLKHLTLKKNPLTGIQDLENPSVRYLDVSECSISYLNNNSLIGFPNLMSLKLDKNPLKSIDNLSNKNLKWLDLSNCLLNFLQPNTFINTPELEQLRMSNNPTLVYSSRKETLTHDKLKRIDVSKCNLDRPGLHGLPSLTHAILSHNTIRLLPDRIFSRNKKLTRLYLNNNGLMQVNQSSFAGLPELDILDLSNNNFKYLPWNLLRDNVDLRLVNLSYNNIKEMPKNFTTSALIIDLSYNLIEYIPKESLSQMPALKIFDLSKNRLESFASGLESQTLQSLNLEGNRLTRLSNDSFAYLPSLDNINLSGNRLTEGISHSIFSYNDNLNTIILNDNPWRCDCAQLYSSYYYLTQSSKTASSSLICESPANVSGYSWSTACRSVWKKERTEIRQSDRTYGLVVMGFLIAVLIFGSIVSVAHTFKEKRRQALLRLREAERAEARERLILHRRSQIEESRRQENIPRIHPEELIGPPTYEEAVQMPRLARSLETLDTISIEGIGQSAQSLDHETFNRKRRRQRKRVVKRTKSEDTLDSRSRDTQNSTRRVRNLSQNRRPSAASTRRVEPKRSDRNSDRRNPNESEAGIDNNWERTLRSRPIRKNNRLIKQDGHSSDDEDSDVLKNPTVSARRGVDLDNIRVIELPREPRSGTYKPPVSPSLYTPSSPSLISSPEPCDTNQQISRSRFI, encoded by the exons atgggGAGTGGtaagatatttataattttagttattaattttttttcaaattgtcgATCATACTGCCCGGATAAATGTGAGTGTAGATTGGAACGAGCACCTTGGAGTGTTATTTGTTCTCATCAGGAGCTCAATGAATTTCCAAAGAAAATCAGCGGcttg tCAGAAGTTTTGGATTTATCGAACAACAATTTGAAGAATATTCCAGCAGACATAGGACGTCTTAGAGAATTAAAGAACATAAATTTGTCGATAAATGAATTGACAAAATTACCAGaagaatttgaaaacttaTGGAAACTTGAACAGCTTGACTTAAGTGACAACTATTTTTCAAACATCAGGTTTATTGAAGTTATATCAAGTTTACCgaatttaaaacatttgactttgaaaaaaaatccattgacTGGTATACAagatttggaaaatccaagTGTTCGCTATTTAGATGTTAGCGAATGTT cAATTAGTTATCTGAACAATAACTCATTGATTGGATTTCCCAATTTGATGTCCCTGAAGTTGGATAAAAATCCATTGaaatcaattgataatttgAGTAACAAAAATCTCAAGTGGTTGGATTTGTCAAAttgtttgttaaattttttacaaccaaatacttttataaatacacCCGAACTTGAGCAACTGCGCATGTCCAATAATCCAACATTAGTTTACAGTAGCag aaaaGAAACATTAACGCATGacaaattaaaacgaattgACGTCTCAAAATGTAACTTGGACCGGCCAGGACTACACGGTCTGCCGTCACTAACCCACGCAATACTCTCTCACAATACAATTCGTCTGCTGCCTGATCGAATATtctcaagaaataaaaaactcacacgtctatatttaaataacaacgGATTGATGCAAGTAAACCAAAGTTCTTTTGCCGGATTACCAGAGCTAGATATACTAGATTTgtcaaacaataattttaaatatttaccatgGAATCTACTCCGTGACAATGTTGACTTACGCCTGGTTAATTTGTCTTACAATAACATCAAAGAAATGCCTAAAAACTTTACAACCTCAGCTCTGATTATCGATCTGtcgtataatttaattgaatatattcCCAAAGAAAGTTTGTCGCAGATGCcagcattaaaaattttcgatttaagtaaaaatagacTAGAGTCATTTGCTTCCGGTCTGGAATCACAAACTCTGCAAAGCCTAAATTTAGAAGGCAACAGATTAACCCGACTATCAAATGATAGTTTTGCTTACTTACCATCTcttgataatataaatttatctg gtaATCGATTAACAGAAGGTATTAGTCACAGCATATTTAGTTATAATGACAACCTAAATACAATTATTCTAAACGACAATCCTTGGCGCTGTGACTGCGCACAATTGTATTCATCATATTATTATCTTACTCAGTCATCAAAAACGGCATCCTCGAGTCTTATATGTGAAAGTCCAGCAAATGTGTCTGGATATTCATGGTCGACAGCATGTCGATCTGTTTGGAAGAAGGAACGTACAGAAATTCGACAATCTGACAGGACTTATGGATTAGTAGTAATGGGATTTTTGATAGCTGTTCTAATTTTTGGAAGCATTGTTTCTGTCGCTCATACTTTCAAAGAAAAAAGACGTCAAGCTTTATTGAGATTACGTGAAGCTGAACGTGCGGAAGCTAGGGAACGATTGATTCTTCATAGacg AAGTCAAATAGAAGAGTCAAGACGCCAAGAAAATATTCCACGTATACACCCAGAAGAATTAATAGGACCGCCTACTTATGAGGAAGCTGTTCAAATGCCTAGACTTGCACGATCATTAGAAACATTGGATACAATTTCAATAGAGGGAATCGGCCAATCTGCACAATCCCTTGATCACGAGACATTTAATCGCAAAAGACGGAGACAACGCAAGCGCGTAGTCAAGCGGACTAAAAGTGAGGACACTCTTGACTCACGATCCCGAGACACTCAAAACTCTACCCGTAGGGTACGAAATTTATCCCAAAATAGACGACCCAGTGCAGCATCAACTAGAAGAGTTGAACCTAAACGCTCAGATAGAAACTCAGATCGACGTAACCCCAATGAATCGGAAGCCGGGATTGATAACAATTGGGAAAGGACTTTAAGATCGCGTccgattagaaaaaataaccGACTAATAAAACAAGACGGACACTCGAGTGACGACGAGGATTCGGATGTACTTAAAAATCCTACGGTCAGTGCGAGGCGTGGAGTCGATCTTGATAACATACGGGTGATCGAATTACCACGTGAGCCTCGTAGTGGAACCTACAAACCGCCGGTATCTCCATCTCTTTACACTCCATCCTCGCCTTCACTCATTTCCTCACCAGAACCGTGTGACACTAATCAACAAATTTCTAgaagtagatttatttaa